A stretch of the Malus sylvestris chromosome 10, drMalSylv7.2, whole genome shotgun sequence genome encodes the following:
- the LOC126587833 gene encoding uncharacterized protein LOC126587833, whose translation MAASAMKGRAWTRKEDEALCKNYRWVSEDRGRETSQTSEGVWTRVSKKYLEFFEGTTPLNTRNHESYSSRWKKHLHPSLNKWHQALLTAASKHESGANYYDEVCQVEELYMEGNLKPFQHHGCWEIYKRWVSFENPPQHRVGHVLVFGTLSLVIDGNEDGSPTIQETRVENPSSGEGSIPMAMGQNKARKLKENGKAKDDIAFQ comes from the exons atggccgcatctgcaatgaaaggtagggcttggacccgaaaagaagatgaagctctttgcaagaATTATAGATGGGTCTCAGAAGATAGAGGGAGGGAGacttctcaaacaagtgaaggtgtttggactcgtgtgtccaaaaaatacttgGAGTTCTTCGAAGGCACCACTCCACTGAATACCCGAAACCACGAGAGTtattcttcaagatggaagaaacatcttcatccaagtttgaataaatggcatcaagcactgTTAACAGCCGCAAGTAAACATGAAAGCGGCGCCAATTACTATGATGAA gtatgCCAAgtggaggaattgtatatggagggcaACTTGAAACCCTTTCAACAtcacggttgttgggaaatttatAAAAGGTGGGTGTCATTTGAAaatccacctcaacatagagtAGGTCATGTGCTGGTGTTCGGAACTTTATCCTTAGTTATAGATGGgaatgaagatggatctcctaccattcaagaaacaagggtagaaaatccgtcTTCGGGTGAAGGTTCCATACCTATGGCTATGGGACAAAACAAAGCccgaaaattgaaggaaaacggCAAGGCAAAGGATGATATCGCCTTTCAATAG